From a single Phocoena sinus isolate mPhoSin1 chromosome 1, mPhoSin1.pri, whole genome shotgun sequence genomic region:
- the GPX7 gene encoding glutathione peroxidase 7 produces the protein MGRLRSRVRLSTARGEGGASCPSGRLEPGPPPPAPRARDPSPAFAFATPPARERVMVAGLAAAWLLLAAAACAQREQDFYDFKAVNIRGKLVSLEKYRGSVSLVVNVASECGFTDQHYRALQQLQRDLGPHHFNVLAFPCNQFGQQEPNSNKEIENFARRTYSVSFPMFSKITVTGTGAHPAFKYLIQTSGKEPTWNFWKYLVAPDGKVIGAWDPTMSVEELRPQITALVRKLILKKREDL, from the exons atggggagactgaggtccAGAGTCCGGCTGTCCACCGCCCGCGGAGAAGGGGGCGCGTCCTGCCCGTCTGGCCGCTTGGAGCCGGGGCCGCCTCCTCCCGCCCCCCGCGCCCGTGACCCCAGCCCTGCCTTTGCCTTTGCCACGCCGCCTGCTCGGGAGCGAGTCATGGTGGCGGGACTGGCGGCAGCATGGCTGCTCCTGGCGGCTGCGGCCTGCGCGCAGCGGGAGCAGGACTTCTACGACTTCAAGGCGGTCAACATCCGGGGCAAGTTGGTGTCTCTGGAGAAGTACCGCGGCTCG GTGTCCCTGGTGGTGAACGTGGCTAGCGAGTGTGGCTTCACAGACCAGCACTACCGGGCCCTGCAACAGCTACAGCGGGACCTGGGGCCTCACCACTTCAACGTGCTTGCCTTTCCCTGCAACCAGTTTGGCCAGCAGGAGCCCAACAGCAACAAGGAGATTGAGAACTTTGCCCGCCGCACCTACAGTGTCTCTTTCCCCATGTTTAGCAAGATCACAGTCACCGGCACTGGTGCCCACCCTGCCTTCAAGTACCTGATCC AGACTTCTGGAAAGGAGCCCACCTGGAACTTCTGGAAGTACCTAGTGGCCCCAGATGGAAAGGTGATAGGGGCTTGGGACCCAACCATGTCGGTGGAGGAGTTAAGGCCCCAGATTACCGCGCTTGTGAGGAAGCTCATcctgaagaagagagaagacttGTAA